ACTGGCTGCGAGACGGGGTGCAGCTGGTGGAGAGCAACCGTACCCGCATCacaggggaggaggtggaggtgcGGGACTCTGTGCCGGCCGACTCCGGCCTCTACACTTGCGTGACCAGCAGCCCCTCTGGCAGTGACACCACCTACTTCTCCGTCAATGTCTCAGGTTGGTAGCAatgtcttcccctcctcctccccctggaTCCAACCCTTTGCCTCTCTCTGCTAGTCTCAGGGGGAGGTGAAACTCCTTCCCTTCCATGATCTTCCCCATTCTGCTTCAGACACTGCTGCCCACTAACACTGCTCCCTGCCCGCTGCGTGGCTTAGCTCTCAAAGGGATGATTAGGCAGGGTGGGCTCCAGGCCAGAGATCTGGGGCTTTCAGGACCTACCTTGGGTGTTTGTGGATGCTCTTGGCGTGTTAAGACCCTACAATTTTTCCACAACTTTCCCAGGTCTCTGGATATGTAGTGGGGCTCAGTCAGCTTCCATCCTGTTACAGCCTTGCCATTGGACTTGGTGCTAAGCTTAGTGGTTAGAACACCAGAGCATGTGGTGAGGTCCCCACTGTGGTGAGGACTCAGGTGCAATGCCTTGCCCACAGGCTGGGTAGAAACACCTGTTCACTGGCTCCTGGAACTGTTCAAGGGCAGCCAAAGAGCCCTAGagctctgtgactttgggaaTCTGCCTCTTTCCAAATATGACTCTAATAAAACTAGGATTCAAGGAAGTAGAGCTGAAATCTTCAGGCTATTTGTGCACCTGAGGATGTGGGCTTGGCACCTCCTCCCAAGCATCATTAAGAACCTACCCCTGATCGAAGGACTGCTTTCTTCATTGCCCCCCAGATCCTCAGGAATGCCAggaaggatggggaaaagctctgGTGTGCACCTTGTTGCTGACCACATGAGTGGAGCCCATTCTCACCTGGGGTGCATACTAGGGGAATGTGGCCTGGTTAAAAAGATCAGCTCCTAGGCCTCAGCAGATCCACGCATAGAAGATTCTGACTGCAGGGTGTTTGGCCCATGGCTTTGGGAGTACCTTCTAGCCAGAGTCCTTAGACCATCCTAGGTTTTCCAGTGGTCGGTGTCCATAAAGGATGCAGGTTCGTGGCTGCTATTCTGAGACCTTGGGCAGTCAGGGGGTATCATAAGCTAAGAGAGACAGTCTCAGGGTACAGgctaaaattaaacttaaaatgaACAGTGGACCCTGCTGGAGCCATCCAGTATAAAGGGCAGAGGGGCAGTGCGTTAggttggggaaggaaggagaagagcacTGGAGCACACAATACTTAAGTTTCTGTCTATGAGGAGAGGCGAATGTGTACATCTCTAACTATATTGGCCTTGGCGGGAGAGGGGGTGTGTGAGTGATATTGTGGGTGGAAATCCAGAAGTGCTTGGAGGGACTTCATGTCCCCCTTCTTCCCACAGATGCTCTCCCCTCTTCAGAGGATGATGACGATGATGACGACTCCTCCTcagaggagaaagagacagataaCACCAAACCAAACCGTATGCGTGAGACACTGTTTCCTACCTTGCTGCCTTTGGGGCCTGGAGTTGGGTCTAAGAGAGAGGGGGCCTGGCAGAAGCAGGAGGGAAGCAGAGGGCATATGGGGTCATGGTGTCTGGCTGCTATCCCTCTAAATGTCCTGATGAGTGCCGGTCATTGCTCACAGGTGCGGGGCAGATGGGCAAGGTGCCAGCTGGTTCTGTCTAGGCCCTTGCTCCAGAGCCTGTCCATTACCCAAACCCCTTCTTGTCTCTCTTGGTTTTCACTGGCAGCCGTAGCTCCATATTGGACATCCccagaaaaaatggaaaagaaattgcATGCAGTGCCAGCTGCCAAGACAGTGAAGTTCAAATGCCCTTCCAGTGGGACGCCCAACCCCACACTGCGCTGGCTGAAAAATGGCAAAGAGTTCAAACCTGACCACAGGATTGGGGGCTACAAGGTATGTGTGTATGAACATTAGAAAAGTTAGAGTAAGAGGAATGGAAGATGCTGAGATAGACAGTCCTTATTATATACCTTTTGTTGATACTGTTTCTGAGGATGatggtgctgggaactgaacctgGAGCATGCTAAACACATGCTGTACCACTCACTTTAATTGTTTTAAGTaacatttttaggatttttttttgggaggttgtttggttttggtgggactggggtttgaacttctcacttgctagacagatgctctacctcttgaagcTACTCCATTAGCCCTTAAATAATACTTTTTACCTATAATGATAATGTGTTCTTAAATTTTTCACACAAAGTAAGTAAAATTGAAAGATCTTTTTAGTCTTTTTCTGTGTATGGTTTTTACATGATCGATCATATTGTATATATGATTTCTTATCATTTGTTAACATAATGTCATGAGTCTTTGTGTGTatgaggtttttttggggggttggtggtattggggttcaaactcagggcttcatgcttacaaagcacatgctctgctgcttgagccacacttccagtccattctggttcttttggagatgggggtctcaagaactatttgtctgggctggcctctaacctcagTCCTGATGCCAGCTTTccaagtagacaggattacaggcatgagccaccagctcctggctttgCGTTACTCAAGCGTAACTGAAATATAGTTTTTCATGGCTGCCTAAGATTCCATTATAAAAGTATCCCATAATTTAACGAACTATTTAATGATATTAGGTATTTCCTGGTTTTTCACTGTAAGTAATGTTGTAGCAGATGGCTTcatcagcattttaaaatgtgctttcttAAGATAGACTGCTAGAAATGACATTACCAGGTCAAAGAGTATAAGAATGTTTTAAGCTGTGGTGCACATTACCCAATTCTTTGCATGCAGCACACACTCGCTCTTTTCcttgctccctctctccctttctctccttcctttttctttttcattcctttctttccttttttccttctcctctccccttccttctcctgctTACCTCTCCCCTTCGCGCTAAGCACACACTATCACTGAACTACGTCCTCAGCCCCCTATTAAccactttaaaaggaaaaaggagagtggctcaagtggtagagcgcctacctagcaagctcaaggccctgagttcaaaccccagtactgcactcCTTCcccacaaaagggaaaaaatgaatcacTTTCTCAGAGTATGAGAATGACAAGTTCAGTAGACATTTGCCAACAAATTCAGCATACCCAAAGCActtcattattttcttgttttgttgtttcttttaattaatgTTATAAGTTTTGTtaataagcctttttttttttttttttttttttttgatgggactggggtttaaacacaaGGCTtcattcacacttgcaaagctggcactgtactgcttgagccaagcttccagttcattttgctctggttatttatgcagatggggctctcaagaactatttccctcaggctgacctcaaactgcagtcctctcgatcttagcctcccaaatagctaggaatacagacatgagccaccagtacctggcttttcctttcctctcttgtaAATTGTCTGTTATGTCCTTGGCCCATTTACTTGTAGGAAGAACATCTTGATCATAATCCCTTCTCTAGAGTTTTTGAGCATTCTCATAGTCTATCTCTGGCCTCCCCTTGCTTCTCTTGTatgagaaaagcaaagagaatcagaaagaatagggaaaagctTTTAGTTAATGTGCAAGAACTTACCATCTGCAAGTTACTAGGTTTTCTAGACTCATAAGAGGACAGGTGTCTAGGAGCAGCAGTGGTAAACAGCAGACCATGATCAGTGCTTTGGAGGAGTTACACAGGATAGGACGAGAACATATCTAGCCAGAGATTCAGCAGAAGGAGGTGTCCAGGGCGGCCAGGGACAGGTTTAGCAAGAGAGTTATTTTAGGTATAGACTCAGAGATAGAAGGTTCGTTGTGAGTTTGGGAGAATTTGCAGAAGGGACATTTGTCCAGGTCATGCTGATCTTGCATATATCAGGCGTTCAGAGCTCTTGGTGTTTTCCTTCCAAGTATAAATGGGCTGAGAGTGGGGCCCTTCATGCCTTATTCTGGTTAGCCTCCAGCATGGGGCCATGTGTTGCTGGCTCTGGCTTGGAGGGGCTGTGCCACAGGTGCCTGTGCTGCCCTGTGCCTTTGCCTGTGTTCTCCCCAGACTCTCAGTGGAGTGTATTGGCATGTATTTTCACAGGTCCGTTATGCCACCTGGAGCATCATAATGGATTCCGTAGTGCCCTCTGATAAGGGCAACTACACCTGCATCGTGGAGAACGAGTATGGCAGCATTAACCACACCTACCAGCTCGATGTTGTGGGTAAGAAGGCCAGGGTGGCAGGAGGAGCAtggaggaaagggcagggaaGACGAAAACAGCCATGGAGTCCCAGATTCCTGGCTTTACTTTCCTTATCTGTAATACAGAGTGAAGAGGGCCAGACAGGAATATGTCCAAAGCTACATCTCACTGTAAAGCAGAAGGTGCTGTTGTTGCTAGTCTATCCTGAATGATGCACTTGGTGCAGCGATGTTAAATGTAGCATAATAACAGCTACTGCTTAAATGAATGCCACCAATATGTCCGTCTCTTTCAACCCACTCCCTGCACATCTTTATGGCATCCCTGCAGGGCAGAAATCAGAGTAGCCATAGACATGAGCTcatgcatgcacgcacacacgctCTTGAGGCTCAGGGAGGCCAGATGCCCTGTGAATACCCAATCCATGCTTGGACCCCTCCCCACCAGGGATGTTGAGGATCACAAGAGACGCCAGGAGGAGCAGCTCTCTTAGGGCTGTTACTATAGCCTGATCCTTCTAGAGGTTTCGGATCACATGCAGACATCGCAAGCTACAGAATCTCATGGCCAGCCTCTTCCCTCAGCTTTGATGCTGTAGTCTAAGAAAGAGATTGTGTCCTGAAAGTGTGGTGTGGGGTCTGACATTCTTGTATTTCCAATAAGCTGCCTGGTAATGCTGGAGTTCTTGCTTTCCTGGGCTTCACTAGGAACAGCAGGAGTCTAAGGGACTCCGATTTAATTTGAGAATTGGACTGTGCTGGAGTCTGGGGACATGACTAAAGTTATGGAGTTCTCCGTTTAGATAAGAGAGATTTACTATGCCTGTCAATATGAATGTGTTGCCTTGGAGAAGAGGTTCCTGATGGCTGGGGACTGGAAGAGATGGTATCCCTTCTCCACAGCTCAGGGTCAAGGGGCTGGGGATCTGCAAAAGCACTAGCAAAGCCAAGAGGACACTGATGTGAGTGTAACTCTCTTTAGGATGAAGCCATTTGTCAGCATCCCAGCCAGACCAGGACACAGCAGGGTGTGATGAGcctgtcttctcctttcttccacaGAGCGGTCCCCTCACCGGCCCATCCTGCAGGCAGGGTTGCCTGCCAACAAGACAGTGGCCCTGGGCAGCAATGTGGAGTTCATGTGTAAGGTGTACAGTGACCCACAGCCCCACATCCAGTGGCTAAAGCACATCGAGGTGAATGGGAGTAAGATTGGTCCGGACAACCTGCCTTATGTTCAGATCTTGAAGGTAATCTTGGCCCTAGTCTTTGTGGGCCAATTTGCTGGGAAGGTGACCAATGCCCCCTAGGGGATCAAGAGCCTGCGGTCAGGTTCAGTGCCAGGATTAGGGCTCCATCTTAACCTTCAGGCACACATTCCATCTTAGTAGGGATCTAGTCACAGACTAGTGACAGATCACAAAGTGGAGGGGAGGTGGGAACAGGGCTTGGCAGAGGGCAATGCTGAAGCCAGTTTCTAAAGATCATTAAGAGGAAATCTACTAGGACTTCTAGTGAGTGTTTTCCCAGTCTCAGCCCTGCTTGCTTCCCATTATGACCTCTCTGGCAAAGAGAATGAATGATAAGGGCACTGCTTAAGTAGTTGGAAAAGCAAATGCCACATATAAATTCTAAGCAGTACAAGGAGTAatagcattttcttcctttttcctctcactCCCAGACTGTCATTGTCCCTGAATGCTCCATTAATCCAGGGAAGGTAATTGGCTAAATCTCCATGGATCTTGCAACAGGAAGTAATCAGAACCTGGGAAAATGGTTGACCTCCTTGTCCCAGAATTAGACCTCTCTTCCCCTGTCCCAAAGATTTACTGGTTGTTCCTTCTCTTCACCACTGGTGCTGAAGCTTTTCTGGAGGATAAAAAGGGCTGTGGTCCTTGTGTTCATTCACAATCCCTGCCCAGTCCTGGAGGGGTGGGTTCAACACAAGCAGAGCATTTGCTTTTGGACAgtgacttctttatttttattcttctttctcattcttttttttttttttttaaattcagtcaAATGTTTTGAAGCCAACTTGTTTTGTCCTACTCAGAAGGAAAGATTATAAGTCTCAGTGTCTCCCTTGACTTGGCTTCCTGAAAGTTCCCAGGAGCAAGTATGGCCGCATCTCAGTGTTTGCCCAACTGACTGTGTGTCGTTGGTTTGTTCCAGCATTCGGGGATTAATAGCTCAGATGCGGAGGTGCTGACCCTGTTCAATGTGACAGAGGCCCAGAGCGGGGAGTATGTGTGTAAGGTTTCCAATTATATTGGTGAAGCTAACCAGTCTGCGTGGCTCACTGTCACCAGACCTGTGGCAAAAGGTAATGGGGAGATGGATGGGACCCTGTGCTGGGAACTTGACTTAGGCCCCACGCTGCTGGGGCAGGTGGGGAAGCCAGCACCGACTCTCCTGTCATCCTCCTATGTTCCTAGTGCCCAGAGCCATGGAAAAATACCCGGCTTGGGAGGCTGGTTTGGTTTGGTACTGTGTTGGTGTCTGCTGGCTCCCTCTGTGCCTTATGTGTGTTCcttgattgtatgtgtgtatgtgtgtggatgCACATGTTGTGTGGGCTCGTGGAGAACAGGTTTCTGTGTTCAGAATAGTACTTTAGACTGAAGATTTGCATGGTGGGTAAGAGAAGGAATCAGACATTCCCTTGCAGACCAGCAccagtgagtgagagagagagaccgcCCTTCTTCCCTACCGTGTGTACCCTCTGACTCTCTTTACCCAAAACCAAACAGCCCCCACCTGCCAGGCTGCATTTCTCCATGCTGCCCACCGCCAGCCGCATGCTTGGCTGGGCCAGTGGCTGCCAGCGTCTGGTGAAGGGTCGTAACCAGCCATCATCATCTCAGGTCTGCCAGAGCTCCTCCCTTAGGGTCTCACGCTTTTCCTCTAACAGGTCTCGCTGcctggtggtttttgttttttccttgtcGCAAAGGAGATGCTGGGGAGCATTTCTGCCTCTGGTTTtgtgtcccttcctctctccctccatttctctgtgtctctccagGGTCTCATGTCCTGTGCTTGTCCATATTGCTTCCGTTGTCTCTTCTAGACTGCCGGAGTTAACACCACCGACAAAGAGATGGAGGTGCTTCACTTGCGAAATGTCTCCTTTGAGGACGCAGGGGAGTATACGTGCTTGGCGGGTAACTCTATCGGACTCTCCCATCACTCTGCATGGTTGACCGTTTTGGAAGGTATACACTGCACTTCTCCATGTCCTGCCCTTGCCACAGCACTGGGGCATGCATGCATTGCAGGGCTGGGGGGATACAGCTGAGAGAGGAAGATAGAGGGCTGGCTCCTGCCTGCCTGTCCTTTTTTGCTCCAGCTTTGATGACTGAAGCCTCTCAGATCACTCAGGGGCTTCATGGTTTTGCAGAAACTCAGAAGCCTCCCCCTGTACACCTGCATCTGGCTCTCCCCTTGGCCAGTGCAATGCATGCACAGGAGCTGGGTTTGCCTCACAGCTGGGCTCTTTCAGAGCAGGCTCCTTCCATTCTTGGGCCCAGCAGCTCATCCACTTGGTACCAAGTGTCTGAATTATCTCATCCTCTTTGGCCAAGAGTCTTAGAAAGGGCTCAGCTCCTCCTTTCTCTAACCAGAGGCACTTGGCCAAGAGGGCTTACTGCTTGCACGGACCCAAGCTGACCTGCCCTTCCAGCTGCCAGGACAGTTGTCTGTAGTAAGGCCTGTCTTAGGCAGCCACAGGAGGCCTGGTTGTCCCATTTGTCCTCTTGGTTTATTGCTATCTCTCCTGTCTCAAGAAGGAAGGTCTGTGTTGAGCCAGGAAGGAAGGAGTCCAAGGCCTGCACTGGGTGGTGGTTGGTGACTGTAGCCATGTGGTTGTGTCTGTGTCTCTGAGGTCCTGCATATGGCCTGTGCATTGCTCTGTTCTGTGGCTGCTGACCCTGCcctcctttctgttctttcttgCTCCTTTCTGCCTTGCTTGCCCGGCAGGGTCTCATGCCTGCTTGTGGCAGAGAagagttctgtttttattattgtccCAGTCTCTGTCCTGTCTGTATTCCCAATGAGTTGTCTTTGTTTCTCAAcatcagggaaaggaaaaaacagaacactTCTCCCTGTCATGGGCTCTGCTGTCTCCTTGTCAGGCCTCAAGGCTACTTAGAGGCTATGCCTTATGCCCTTCCTGAAGGGTTCTCAGGATGCCATCTCCCCCGTGGCTGGCTTGTTTTAAAGGGGAGGACTGAAGGAGGAGGTCTGTCCACATGTTGGGGCAAGGAAGTCCTGTGAAGCCCACACCATGTGTCTTGTGTTGAGGGAAAGATGGACTGACTGGTTTGGCTTCTGTGGGAGTTGGGTATGCACTCTAAATGGGAGATAGAGGAAGAACATCAAATATTGTCCCCTGGCATTTGTTTCCTTAAATCTAAAGAGTCCTAGAGGGCCTATGAGTAAAATTCTtaagaattgcaaaaaaaaaaaaaaaaaaaaagtttgggaatTAAATCAGTTTTGCCTGAGGTTTGGGCCAGGTATAAATATTTACCTGCCTATTCTGACCCAGATACAGGTAGGACATTTAGTCAGGACAGAATCTGGTCCCAGATACAGGGTAGGACATTTAGTCAGGACAGAATCTGGTTCCTGGCCTTCCTTCATTTGTCCTAATTCTGAGTGCCACCATATGCCAGGTGCTGTGTGGCatacagaacaaggtatcagccCTGCCCTTGAGGTCCTCCTGGCCCCTCGGGAACAAGGACTCAAACACGTGTGAAGAATGTGAGCACAGTATAGAGAAGGGCACAGTGTCCAcaaggagactgagacagacatgCAGAGGGGCTTCTCAGCTGCCCCCTATTACCCATGTAGCCCAGCAGTCTAGCTGGACAGGCGGCTCCAGAAGGACTGAGCATGAGACTTGTATGGCAAAGTGGTCTAGTTCAACTGTCTGTGGATTTCAACACAGTTTAAAGGAAACCTCAGCGGTCATAGGTCATCTGGTCCTCTCTGCCTGAATCCAGCCCTAGCTAGGACCTGGCTTGGGTTTTCTCTCCCTAAAAGTTCCCAGGGGAAGGGAGACAGTGTGAGTTTCTTATGGAGCAGGGCCCCTCATGGGTGGGGCCCCCAGAACCtgctaactcccttttcacactGACTCAGCCCTGGAAGAAAGACCAGCTGTGATGACATCACCCCTGTACCTGGAGATCATCATCTACTGCACGGGGGCCTTCCTCATCTCCTGCATGGTGGGCTCTGTGGTCATCTACAAGATGAAGAGCGGCACCAAGAAGAGTGACTTCCACAGCCAGATGGCCGTGCACAAGCTGGCCAAGAGCATCCCTCTGCGCAGACAGGTAACAGAAAGTAGATGGGGGATTTGCATGCTCTCCGCCACCTTCTTTCCCTGGGCCACCAGGGACCCTTCCACTGTCTCTAATCTATCGCTTCAGGTTTTGCTTTCTGACTTCTGGGACAGGCACAGTAGAATGTCCTAGACTAGGTGCTCCACAGTTGGCCCCATGCCGGTTTGGCTCATGAATTCCTATTCCCCACCCCCCAGCTTTATCCCCTTTCTTTCACCCGGCATGTGGAGCTAAAGAAAATATGCAGTGATATTATGCATTTGGTGTCCCCAGGTCCAGTGAGAGGTGTAAAGATGTAGGGTAGAGAAGAGGACCCAAGTCAATCCACAGATGCCCCCTCCCATCTATGTGCCCTCCACCCTTAGGAATGAAACACTCAGAAGGTTCTGTCTGTGGAAGAGGGGACTGGTCACTCTGCTGACTCTGGAAAGTGGCTTAGGGTTAGGGACCCCTGCCTGAGGGAAAGAGTCTTTGCAAAGGCTCGGGACAGGAATAGAATTGTTACAGAAAGTCAAGCTGGATGAAGTACATTTGGTCTGCTCTTTTGAAAGGTGAGTAAACTGAAACCCAGAAAGGCTAGTTGATGATGGAAATCAATCAGTCGTAGAACCTGGTCTTCCTACCTCCCTGGTCTTTCTAAAGTCCTGGCTGGGGAAAAATGCAGCTGTGCTGGGGTGGAACACTCTGAGGATTTGGAAGGAATCTGCCACTGCTTCCCCCCTCCTTGCTAGAAGAGTGACCCCACTCTTCCCTGTAGGTGTCAGCTGATTCTAGCGCGTCCATGAACTCTGGGGTTCTTCTGGTCCGGCCCTCACGTCTCTCCTCCAGTGGGACTCCCATGCTAGCTGGGGTCTCTGAATATGAGCTTCCTGAAGATCCCCGCTGGGAGCTACCCCGGGACAGGTACTCTCTGTCTAGCCCCCAACTTTCTGAAGACACCCTTGCTTGCTCTAGTGATTGAAGTTGTGCACACTAAAGCCTTCTAGGGAGTAAATTTGTATGAGGTGCCTCCAGAAATAACCccattgttttcagttttcagtTGGGTGAAATATGAAAGTAAGAGGTGGGGTGTGCAGGAGAGGTTTGACCTTTTTCCAGTCCCAACTTTCACTGTTCTCTGTTTCTCCCCAAAAGACTGGTCTTAGGCAAGCCCCTGGGAGAAGGCTGCTTTGGGCAGGTGGTGTTAGCAGAGGCCATTGGACTGGACAAGGACAAACCCAACCGTATAACCAAAGTGGCTGTGAAAATGCTGAAGTGTAAGTAATGTTTCTACCCTTGTAGAAAGAATCCCTTCCCTTTGTAAGCACACTGGGCCTCGGCCAAGTGGTATACATCCTCTCTGGTACTTTCCTTGTCCATACCTGCTACATTACCTGGAAGTGAAGGAGGCATTGCACACCCTAAGATTGCTATCCTCTCACCTGTTCCTTGGCATCAACTTTGGCCATGCTCAAGTACCTGTTCTGGATCCTGTATCTAGGTGAATTTTCTCACCACATCCCTGACCACACTTACTACCACATATTACAACAACTCTTTAAGAGGGAGAGGAATATCAATTTGAGTGGGAAatggggaagagagaagggaatcCTGGAGACAAGGGTCTTCTTGGGTATACACCCTTCCCTGGACCCATGGCTGTTCCTCTGCCACCCTCTCCCCAAAGTATGAGTCTCACCCTATCTCTGGTTTGTGTGTGAAGCGGACGCAACAGAGAAGGACCTGTCAGATCTCATCTCAGAGATGGAGATGATGAAGATGATTGGGAAGCACAAAAACATCATCAACCTGCTGGGGGCCTGCACACAGGATGGTAGGTGTTAGTGACAAGTCCTCTCAGCCTCTTAGGGGAATTGAGTAGAGAGGTCAGTTTGGCAAAGGTTAGAATGTATTTCTTGGGATCTGGGCTGGTGCCCATTACTGTTCATCCAAGAATACAGGTACCTAGGTTCACACAGTGTGTGGAGAGGAGCAGGAACGTAACTGTGATCTAAATTCGGGCTGTTCCCCTCCACTTCACTTGAAAACTTTCTGGACTGTCCTGGGAAGAATTATCTTGCTGGTGTTCTTTGGGTAGCAGAATGACTTCCCTTACTTCCCTCGGTGAGACAGGAAAAGGAAGTTACCATCTGGGGACGGAACGCATGGCATGGTATGCCATTGGAGGAGGGTCTTCTTCCAGCTGAAGTTACACCTGCTGACTCCACCTGTGGCTTCCCCTTCCTCTTGCTCCCAGGTCCTCTGTATGTCATCGTGGAATATGCCTCCAAGGGCAACCTGCGGGAGTACCTGCAGGCCCGGAGGCCTCCGGGGCTAGAGTACTGTTACAATCCCAGCCATAACCCGGAGGAGCAGCTCTCTTCCAAGGACCTGGTATCCTGTGCCTATCAAGTGGCCCGAGGCATGGAATATCTTGCCTCCAAGAAGGTGTGCAACCTAAAGGCTCCCCTGGGGTGAGGGGAGGCGGGCTGGGATGCAAGCACTTAGTACTCCAGCTCGCCTGACCCAAGTGCTGCCTTTGGCTCCCATGCAGCCTGAGTTGGGAGAGTCATTGTGATCGAGCTGTCTTGGGATCAGCCTGAGTTAAGTTCAAGTCTGTGCGCTATACTTTTCTGCATAGCCTCAGGCCATCTTACATTTTGGCAGGGattgaggggtgggggtgaggtttgttggttttgttttcttgagcccaggctggccttgaactcatgatcctcctgcctccgcctcccaagtgctgggattgcatgtTTCGTCAAGTGCAAAATAAGAATAATCATCCCTGTGTTGTAGTTGTTATGGAGATTGGATATGAGAGTGTTAAGCACAGTTTTGGGTGCTCAGGACACCGGTGGCTTTGTTGCAACCTCAACCCAGTGGAGGTGTGTTGTACCTGGGTTGATAACTGGGAGCATGTGAACAGACTAAAGGTTCTGTCTTTCAGGGTGCAAATCCAAAAGCTCAGACTTAGGCGGATCAGGAACGGAGGCCTGAAAGGAGGGTTTGCTGGGTTGATTGAGAAGCCTACAGCTACGGGTGTTTCGAGTAGATCGGGGAAAGGAGAATGTCCAGAGGCTGTGGTGCTGGGGCAGGAGAAGAGGCTCTGCTGCTGTCTGCAGAATGAGCG
The sequence above is drawn from the Castor canadensis chromosome 14, mCasCan1.hap1v2, whole genome shotgun sequence genome and encodes:
- the Fgfr1 gene encoding fibroblast growth factor receptor 1 isoform X2; amino-acid sequence: MWSWKCLLFWAVLVTATLCTARPAPTLPEQAQPWGAPVEVESLLVHPGDLLQLRCRLRDDVQSINWLRDGVQLVESNRTRITGEEVEVRDSVPADSGLYTCVTSSPSGSDTTYFSVNVSDALPSSEDDDDDDDSSSEEKETDNTKPNPVAPYWTSPEKMEKKLHAVPAAKTVKFKCPSSGTPNPTLRWLKNGKEFKPDHRIGGYKVRYATWSIIMDSVVPSDKGNYTCIVENEYGSINHTYQLDVVERSPHRPILQAGLPANKTVALGSNVEFMCKVYSDPQPHIQWLKHIEVNGSKIGPDNLPYVQILKTAGVNTTDKEMEVLHLRNVSFEDAGEYTCLAGNSIGLSHHSAWLTVLEALEERPAVMTSPLYLEIIIYCTGAFLISCMVGSVVIYKMKSGTKKSDFHSQMAVHKLAKSIPLRRQVTVSADSSASMNSGVLLVRPSRLSSSGTPMLAGVSEYELPEDPRWELPRDRLVLGKPLGEGCFGQVVLAEAIGLDKDKPNRITKVAVKMLKSDATEKDLSDLISEMEMMKMIGKHKNIINLLGACTQDGPLYVIVEYASKGNLREYLQARRPPGLEYCYNPSHNPEEQLSSKDLVSCAYQVARGMEYLASKKCIHRDLAARNVLVTEDNVMKIADFGLARDIHHIDYYKKTTNGRLPVKWMAPEALFDRIYTHQSDVWSFGVLLWEIFTLGGSPYPGVPVEELFKLLKEGHRMDKPSNCTNELYMMMRDCWHAVPSQRPTFKQLVEDLDRIVALTSNQEYLDLSMPLDQYSPSFPDTRSSTCSSGEDSVFSHEPLPEEPCLPRHPTPLANGGLKRR
- the Fgfr1 gene encoding fibroblast growth factor receptor 1 isoform X4 encodes the protein MWSWKCLLFWAVLVTATLCTARPAPTLPEQAQPWGAPVEVESLLVHPGDLLQLRCRLRDDVQSINWLRDGVQLVESNRTRITGEEVEVRDSVPADSGLYTCVTSSPSGSDTTYFSVNVSDALPSSEDDDDDDDSSSEEKETDNTKPNPVAPYWTSPEKMEKKLHAVPAAKTVKFKCPSSGTPNPTLRWLKNGKEFKPDHRIGGYKVRYATWSIIMDSVVPSDKGNYTCIVENEYGSINHTYQLDVVERSPHRPILQAGLPANKTVALGSNVEFMCKVYSDPQPHIQWLKHIEVNGSKIGPDNLPYVQILKTAGVNTTDKEMEVLHLRNVSFEDAGEYTCLAGNSIGLSHHSAWLTVLEALEERPAVMTSPLYLEIIIYCTGAFLISCMVGSVVIYKMKSGTKKSDFHSQMAVHKLAKSIPLRRQVSADSSASMNSGVLLVRPSRLSSSGTPMLAGVSEYELPEDPRWELPRDRLVLGKPLGEGCFGQVVLAEAIGLDKDKPNRITKVAVKMLKSDATEKDLSDLISEMEMMKMIGKHKNIINLLGACTQDGPLYVIVEYASKGNLREYLQARRPPGLEYCYNPSHNPEEQLSSKDLVSCAYQVARGMEYLASKKCIHRDLAARNVLVTEDNVMKIADFGLARDIHHIDYYKKTTNGRLPVKWMAPEALFDRIYTHQSDVWSFGVLLWEIFTLGGSPYPGVPVEELFKLLKEGHRMDKPSNCTNELYMMMRDCWHAVPSQRPTFKQLVEDLDRIVALTSNQEYLDLSMPLDQYSPSFPDTRSSTCSSGEDSVFSHEPLPEEPCLPRHPTPLANGGLKRR
- the Fgfr1 gene encoding fibroblast growth factor receptor 1 isoform X3; translated protein: MWSWKCLLFWAVLVTATLCTARPAPTLPEQAQPWGAPVEVESLLVHPGDLLQLRCRLRDDVQSINWLRDGVQLVESNRTRITGEEVEVRDSVPADSGLYTCVTSSPSGSDTTYFSVNVSDALPSSEDDDDDDDSSSEEKETDNTKPNRMPVAPYWTSPEKMEKKLHAVPAAKTVKFKCPSSGTPNPTLRWLKNGKEFKPDHRIGGYKVRYATWSIIMDSVVPSDKGNYTCIVENEYGSINHTYQLDVVERSPHRPILQAGLPANKTVALGSNVEFMCKVYSDPQPHIQWLKHIEVNGSKIGPDNLPYVQILKTAGVNTTDKEMEVLHLRNVSFEDAGEYTCLAGNSIGLSHHSAWLTVLEALEERPAVMTSPLYLEIIIYCTGAFLISCMVGSVVIYKMKSGTKKSDFHSQMAVHKLAKSIPLRRQVSADSSASMNSGVLLVRPSRLSSSGTPMLAGVSEYELPEDPRWELPRDRLVLGKPLGEGCFGQVVLAEAIGLDKDKPNRITKVAVKMLKSDATEKDLSDLISEMEMMKMIGKHKNIINLLGACTQDGPLYVIVEYASKGNLREYLQARRPPGLEYCYNPSHNPEEQLSSKDLVSCAYQVARGMEYLASKKCIHRDLAARNVLVTEDNVMKIADFGLARDIHHIDYYKKTTNGRLPVKWMAPEALFDRIYTHQSDVWSFGVLLWEIFTLGGSPYPGVPVEELFKLLKEGHRMDKPSNCTNELYMMMRDCWHAVPSQRPTFKQLVEDLDRIVALTSNQEYLDLSMPLDQYSPSFPDTRSSTCSSGEDSVFSHEPLPEEPCLPRHPTPLANGGLKRR